Sequence from the Acropora muricata isolate sample 2 chromosome 10, ASM3666990v1, whole genome shotgun sequence genome:
TTTTGAGGGAATCGAAGGGAATTGTATCCTCCAGCACACGGACTTCGATGCTTTAACAAACGCCTCTGTGCTGGAACAGGTTTGCCCTCTTATGAAGGACAGAAAGGGCCGCAGCTATAAATTTCCAAGCCGAGGAACTCGAAGTGCGAAGAATGAGTAAGTGTTGCTGCCTTTGTTTGTTAAAACTTAACATGTAGTTCATTCTCATCAATATATAAATATCAAACCTGACTGGTTCGACATTAAAACATTATTGTAAAACCAGATTGCAGTCCTTATTTCAGCAATATATTCAGGTGTGGGAAATCTTTGTACGAAGGAAGCAAAATACAACTGTCATATTAATAATGGGtactattgtttttcttcagtttcttagCAAAATaacttaataaataaataaataaataaataaataaaacagtgTTGCATATGTGAATGGTGTGCTGAGATCTAGCCAATGGCTTTTGTTCAACTGTACGGTTAACATGATGTCAGATTTTGGTCTGTGATAAATGTATGTAAACAAGCATGAAGAATAAGCCATAAAAGCTATGTGTAATAAATCTCTCTTCTTTCTTAGGAGCTGTCGTGCCACTGCATACCGCTTTCTAGTGCGATGGATATTTGGACCACTGGGATGGAATAACAGCAGACCGCTACCAGCCTGTGTGTATCACAAAATCAGGCAAAAGTTCCCGACTGCCTCCACCAGAGGTTACAGCTCTGCAGATCAAAGGCAAGATGATGCAAGATAGCTCATGCGTGCAAGCAaacaacggctcttttaggagccacaaCATTTATAAAAGACATGACCTCAGATCTCTATGCTTCAATATTCTTGATCtcaatttgcaatttttttagtattttgtaTAACTAGAGCCTTGGATTTTCTGGCTACATTCCACAAACATAAGCCATGGGTGCTCTTTTATTTGCTAGTGTATTAGTGTGTCATATGGACATATGGCATATGTCATATGTTACTTGCACCAGCACAGCTATCTTTGGAGTGGTTTTTCATAGGCTTATTGCACTTTCTACACACAGGAGCCTTTCTCTTCTTCTTGGCAGGCTGTTGGTCAGCTTTGTTGCACGATGCCTGAAGTAAATCTTGAACTTCAACTAccaccaaaaaaaaagtaaatattaaTTAAATGTGGTAACTCAAATTTATACTGGACCTGTTGCATGTGTGTGGTGTATGGAGGGAGGTGGGtaatatatttttaaagttattttaaaaaaaaacgagcagcagttttttttttgggggggggggagggcttaaaaaaaatgattgggTAGCCCGATAAAACGTGCTGCAATTTTTCTGAAAGGCATCAAAAACATTGCACAGGAATCGTGTTCCTCGGGAGTCCAAACAAAGGTTCAAGTTGTGAGGAGaagatattagcatacaagaaaaaacaagtgGACTTTATAAGCAGTATGTGTTAAGAGCATGTTTTTTCCCTTCAGTCCTTTCTTTTTTGCAGTCGAGGGTTCAAGAAGCTTGGTTAAAAATGCTGCTTGAGAGAAAGTTCAGAAAATTCAAAACTGCTGACGAAGTACAAGCTTAGTTGAAAAAATCCTTTCCAAAATCAACAAGATATGGCACAAACTGGTATTTTTACTCAAGCAACCAATAAGAATCACTAGTAACCTCACCTGAAGGGTATGCAGCTGTGTCTTTCTGTTTTCGTTTACTGTAGTTTTGAACTGCCTCTGCTCTATTTCGCTTGTCTGTGAACTGTGAGTTCAGAGGTGCTGGAGTTTCAGTCTTGTACTTTGAGAGGATAGAATTCCTCTCAGCCTGGAGCATGCTGAACACAAGTTCCCTTATCTCATCCACATATTCTGTGAAAAAAATAGgggcaaattaaaaaaaaaaaagcattggtTTGTAAGTTAAAGCAAACTGACTCTGGCAGATTCAGAGGTTGGAAACTGGATGACTAGACCCCAATATTTTTTCCTCAACTTTTTCAGCTACAATATCCTTTGTAACAGTCAGCCCTAGTTTACCTCAGTTACTCTTGGTAGAACATTTGAAGAGCCACTCCCCTACCATTAAGCCTGGTTACGAACCGGCACTACAACTATTGTGCAAAATAACCATACTTACTGTATGTGGGAGGGACTC
This genomic interval carries:
- the LOC136930589 gene encoding uncharacterized protein — its product is MSFSEDSDSNASSRNASEATESDNEVDFGAVGGPVEPYRFEPEAPEDYQEPDEEDDEDGLTPAILEARSENQITVDMWCKCGYCKTERLSNALEFRCCNEVKAAIAKLTFEGIEGNCILQHTDFDALTNASVLEQVCPLMKDRKGRSYKFPSRGTRSAKNESCRATAYRFLVRWIFGPLGWNNSRPLPACVYHKIRQKFPTASTRGYSSADQRQDDAR